From one Humulus lupulus chromosome 8, drHumLupu1.1, whole genome shotgun sequence genomic stretch:
- the LOC133796062 gene encoding uncharacterized protein LOC133796062 — protein sequence MVQNEEMGEQSDTAEQRVTEDHQKVFKKLHISIPFAKALEQMPSYVKFMKEILSKKRKMEEYEMVALTEKCSAILQRKLPQKKLGLGEAKPTTVTLQLADRSVKHPRDMEEDMDVPIILSRPFLVIGQALIDVQKGELKLRVQGDELVFNVFKAMKYLLASHSCYSVDVIEKAVSKRRVSSDALEAVLIGDEVDDDDAEMREYVNWINSYQPYWKKFEELAEGPERPLTSIQQPPQLELKALPDHLCYAYLGENETLPIIVLADLSKTKL from the exons ATGGTTCAGAATGAAGAGATGGGTGAACAGTCTGATACAGCAGAAcaaagggttactgaagaccaccaaA aggtgtttaaaaagctgcataTCAGTATTCCTTTTGCTAAGGCCTTAGagcagatgcccagctatgtgaaatttatgaaggagattctgtccaAGAAAAGGAAGATGGAGGAGTACGAGATGGTGGCACTCACTGAAAAGTGCAGTGCAATATTGCAGAGGAAGTTgccccaaaa AAAACTTGGTTTGGGtgaggcaaaaccaacaacagTCACTCTACAACTAGCAGATCGATCGGTGAAacatccacgag ACATGGAGGAGGATATGGATGTACCTATTATTCTCAGTAGACCATTTCTAGTCATAGGCCAAGCTCTCATTGATGTTCAAAAGGGAGAGCTTAAacttagagttcaaggagatgagttGGTATTTAATGTCTTTAAGGCCATGAAGTATCTGTTGGCTAGTCATAGTTGctatagtgtggatgtgatagagaAGGCAGTCTCGAAAAGAAGGGTGAGTAGTGATGCTTTAGAGGCAGTGTTAATAGGTGATGAggtagatgatgatgatgctgagatGAGAGAATATGTAAACTGGATCAATTCTTACCAACCATACTGGAAGAAGTTTGAAGAATTAGCAGAGGGGCCTGAAAGACCACTAACATCCATTCAGCAACCACCACAGTTGGAATTAAAGGCTCTTCCAGATCATTTGTGTTATGCATACTTGGGAGAGAATGAGACTTTACCTATAATTGTTTTAGCTGACCTCTCAAAAACAAAATTGTAA